Proteins from a single region of Drosophila biarmipes strain raj3 chromosome 3R, RU_DBia_V1.1, whole genome shotgun sequence:
- the LOC108024883 gene encoding DBF4-type zinc finger-containing protein 2 homolog — MCSPCGPCSPCDPCCGPFECSPKCYNAAQLEALPQCAPRIPPPFPKCITVQQPPRMICKKRVVFTEKIVPEPMVVNRCRQITIPKVVDATRVIKVPKLIWVSQMVREPRVIYYPSMIPDPYVVCYPKRVCEPREVCQSILCQPKPQTIDIPPPREYCCYPNGPINYKPSAACPPCPIGPCAPGGPCCPLPCFSTCQYPVAEGRCGPCGPCGSGCGPCGPGCGPCGPCGPFGPGCGPCGPCGPCGPGPCGFGPCGPC; from the coding sequence ATGTGCTCTCCGTGCGGTCCCTGCAGTCCCTGTGATCCCTGCTGCGGTCCTTTCGAGTGCTCGCCGAAGTGCTACAATGCCGCCCAATTGGAGGCCTTGCCACAATGTGCTCCTCGCATCCCGCCGCCCTTCCCGAAATGTATCACAGTCCAACAGCCACCTCGGATGATCTGCAAGAAGCGAGTGGTCTTCACGGAGAAGATAGTGCCGGAGCCGATGGTGGTGAACAGATGTCGGCAGATCACCATACCCAAGGTGGTGGATGCCACGAGGGTCATCAAGGTGCCCAAGCTGATTTGGGTGTCGCAGATGGTGCGGGAGCCCAGGGTGATCTACTACCCGTCCATGATCCCCGATCCCTATGTGGTGTGCTATCCCAAGAGGGTGTGCGAGCCCCGTGAGGTGTGCCAGTCGATCCTGTGCCAGCCGAAGCCGCAGACCATTGATATACCCCCACCAAGGGAGTACTGCTGCTATCCCAATGGACCCATCAACTACAAGCCCAGCGCCGCCTGCCCACCCTGCCCCATTGGACCCTGTGCTCCCGGAGGACCCTGCTGCCCGCTGCCCTGCTTTTCCACCTGCCAATACCCCGTCGCTGAGGGCAGATGCGGACCTTGTGGACCCTGTGGATCCGGATGCGGACCTTGCGGACCAGGATGCGGTCCCTGCGGTCCTTGTGGACCATTCGGTCCTGGCTGTGGTCCTTGCGGACCGTGTGGACCCTGTGGACCCGGACCTTGTGGCTTTGGCCCTTGTGGTCCTTGCTAA
- the LOC108024882 gene encoding DBF4-type zinc finger-containing protein 2 homolog produces MCSPCGPCSPCDPCCGPFECSPKCYNAAQLEALPQCAPRIPPPFPKCITVQQPPRMICKKRVVFTEKIVPEPMVVNRCRQITIPKVVDATRVIKVPKLIWVSQMVREPRVIYYPSMIPDPYVVCYPKRVCEPREVCQSILCQPKPQTIDIPPPREYCCYPNGPINYKPSAACPPCPIGPCAPGGPCCPLPCFSTNQYPVAEGRCGPCGPCGPGCGPCGPRCGPCGPGPCGPCGPRCGPCGPCAVPNCGPCGLTMPSGPFVPAPCGPCAPCGPCGPLGNSPCGPCGPCGPCSPPCPYESPECGPCYPCAPTPWNTHCGPVGPCGPQVPCGPCGPC; encoded by the coding sequence atgtgttCTCCGTGCGGTCCCTGCAGTCCCTGCGATCCCTGCTGCGGTCCTTTCGAGTGCTCCCCGAAGTGCTATAATGCGGCTCAGCTGGAGGCGTTGCCACAATGTGCTCCGCGCATCCCACCGCCCTTCCCGAAATGCATCACAGTTCAGCAGCCTCCGCGGATGATCTGCAAGAAGCGAGTGGTCTTCACGGAGAAGATAGTGCCGGAGCCGATGGTGGTGAACAGATGCAGGCAGATCACTATACCAAAAGTAGTCGATGCCACGAGGGTCATCAAGGTGCCCAAGCTGATTTGGGTGTCGCAGATGGTGCGGGAGCCCAGGGTGATCTACTACCCGTCTATGATCCCCGATCCCTATGTGGTGTGCTATCCCAAGCGGGTGTGCGAGCCCCGTGAAGTGTGCCAGTCGATCCTGTGCCAGCCCAAGCCGCAGACCATCGATATCCCCCCACCAAGGGAGTACTGCTGCTATCCCAATGGACCCATCAATTACAAGCCCAGCGCCGCCTGCCCACCCTGCCCCATTGGACCCTGTGCTCCCGGAGGACCCTGCTGCCCGCTGCCCTGCTTCTCCACCAATCAGTATCCCGTTGCCGAGGGCAGGTGCGGACCCTGCGGGCCATGTGGACCAGGTTGCGGACCCTGCGGCCCGCGATGTGGTCCCTGCGGTCCCGGCCCCTGTGGACCCTGTGGGCCGAGGTGCGGTCCTTGCGGACCATGTGCCGTTCCGAACTGCGGGCCCTGCGGCCTCACGATGCCGTCGGGTCCGTTTGTGCCGGCTCCATGTGGACCCTGTGCCCCCTGCGGACCTTGCGGGCCGCTTGGCAATAGTCCCTGCGGTCCTTGCGGACCCTGCGGACCCTGTTCGCCCCCCTGTCCATATGAATCACCCGAGTGCGGTCCCTGCTACCCGTGCGCCCCAACTCCCTGGAACACCCACTGCGGTCCAGTTGGTCCCTGCGGTCCTCAAGTGCCCTGCGGTCCCTGTGGTCCCTGCTAG
- the LOC108024442 gene encoding uncharacterized protein LOC108024442, whose product MSDYQVVIQPVITREMVQILPSVIDDKITLPDIVEDIIKNSQGDSKSEAKSTEEYTAEKSETEAETEEEDVDEESEEPEKGEVKYAWNAPCMMVLFEEGDLNCALHHLVESLQDPFALDAVAVLLVQESLVEELEARVLTLVKPLDSRVANHPCYKRTLLKIAELKPKTVVGPPSTVLSDAMPMLVRDIPHKFLGEGPTGIITMHVFRTPFEATRIYRKEYPLPIASVSIWNERVSHVFEIVGMMNVLDTFKINCFRVNMEPIKRAFELRKFSACMHRGYHYETLQINGERKIVIFPVGTIIGN is encoded by the coding sequence ATGTCTGACTATCAAGTAGTAATTCAACCAGTGATCACTCGAGAAATGGTGCAAATCTTACCAAGTGTAATAGACGACAAGATAACATTGCCCGATATTGTGGAGgatatcattaaaaattccCAAGGAGATAGTAAATCTGAGGCAAAGTCGACCGAGGAATATACTGCAGAAAAGTCGGAAACCGAGGCTGaaacggaggaggaggatgtgGATGAGGAATCCGAGGAGCCAGAAAAAGGAGAAGTAAAGTACGCCTGGAATGCTCCCTGCATGATGGTTCTTTTCGAGGAAGGCGATCTCAACTGTGCCCTCCATCATCTTGTCGAATCTCTGCAGGATCCCTTTGCCTTGGATGCTGTAGCCGTGCTTTTGGTACAGGAAAGTCTAGTAGAAGAACTAGAGGCTAGAGTGTTGACTCTGGTGAAACCATTGGATTCCCGTGTGGCCAATCATCCTTGCTACAAACGGACTCTACTCAAGATTGCTGAGCTGAAACCAAAAACTGTTGTTGGTCCTCCTAGCACTGTATTATCCGATGCCATGCCCATGCTGGTGCGGGATATTCCCCACAAGTTCTTGGGCGAGGGACCCACCGGTATTATCACAATGCACGTTTTTCGCACTCCCTTTGAGGCCACTCGGATCTATCGCAAGGAATATCCCCTGCCCATCGCATCGGTCAGCATCTGGAATGAGCGAGTATCACATGTCTTTGAAATTGTCGGCATGATGAATGTCCTGGACACCTTTAAGATCAACTGTTTCAGGGTGAATATGGAGCCCATCAAACGCGCCTTTGAACTGCGAAAATTTAGCGCCTGCATGCATAGGGGTTATCACTATGAGACGCTGCAAATTAATGGCGAGCGAAAGATTGTCATATTTCCTGTGGGAACTATAATTGGTAACTGa
- the LOC108024457 gene encoding cytochrome b-c1 complex subunit 7: MSKYVAKVGPAVFSKLGKWAYNMSGFNQYGLHRDDCLYENEDVAEAVRRLPRKLYDERNYRILRALHLSMTKTILPKEQWTKYEEDVKYLEPYLNEVVKEREEREEWNKTH; this comes from the coding sequence ATGTCGAAGTACGTGGCTAAGGTGGGACCCGCGGTTTTTTCCAAGCTTGGCAAATGGGCCTACAACATGTCTGGATTCAACCAGTACGGTCTACACCGCGACGATTGTCTCTACGAGAACGAGGATGTGGCGGAGGCAGTGCGGCGCCTGCCCCGCAAGTTGTACGATGAGCGCAACTACCGCATCCTGCGGGCACTTCACCTTTCGATGACCAAGACGATCCTGCCCAAGGAGCAGTGGACCAAGTACGAGGAGGACGTCAAGTACCTGGAGCCGTACCTCAACGAGGTGGTGAAGGAGCGCGAGGAACGCGAGGAGTGGAATAAAACCCACTGA